In one window of Haloimpatiens sp. FM7315 DNA:
- a CDS encoding YARHG domain-containing protein, whose product MYCNKCGKEIPENVKFCPNCGNKIKGKTEDLLEVKEKEEEKEDEKEIEEVKEKEEQKDDEKEKEISKPGLNNSKKKTIGIFIVLLMIIVGLAGYVGFDLFSNKNNPKNEKVNTVSKKSIDKKDKKEGEDKDNQDENNADQYKEDEENTLKETPENEDSNATSSIIEGETAITEDNPNKFTCGYVFPESDSRYLNEEDLMYETSQKLALGRNEIYARHGYVFKTEPYKTYFEHKDWYAQDPSFKGGDSSLNEFEKYNIKLFLKYEND is encoded by the coding sequence GTGTATTGTAATAAGTGTGGGAAAGAGATTCCTGAAAATGTGAAGTTTTGCCCAAATTGTGGAAATAAAATAAAGGGAAAAACAGAAGATTTATTAGAAGTAAAAGAAAAAGAAGAAGAAAAAGAGGATGAAAAAGAAATAGAAGAAGTAAAAGAAAAAGAAGAACAAAAAGACGATGAAAAAGAAAAAGAAATAAGTAAGCCAGGGCTTAATAATAGCAAAAAGAAGACAATTGGAATTTTTATAGTTTTATTAATGATAATAGTAGGCCTTGCAGGTTATGTTGGTTTTGATCTATTTTCTAATAAAAATAACCCTAAAAATGAGAAAGTTAATACTGTAAGCAAAAAAAGTATTGATAAAAAAGACAAAAAAGAGGGTGAAGATAAAGATAACCAAGATGAAAATAATGCAGATCAATATAAAGAGGATGAAGAGAATACTTTGAAAGAAACACCAGAAAATGAAGATAGTAACGCTACATCAAGTATTATAGAAGGTGAAACAGCTATTACAGAGGATAATCCTAATAAGTTTACTTGTGGTTACGTGTTTCCAGAAAGTGATTCAAGATATCTAAATGAGGAGGATTTAATGTACGAAACTTCTCAAAAGCTTGCATTAGGTAGAAACGAAATATATGCAAGACATGGATATGTTTTTAAAACAGAGCCCTACAAAACATATTTTGAACATAAAGATTGGTACGCTCAAGACCCTAGTTTTAAAGGAGGAGATTCAAGTTTAAATGAATTTGAAAAGTATAATATTAAATTATTTTTAAAGTATGAAAATGATTAG
- a CDS encoding cold-shock protein produces MTGTVKWFNGDKGFGFITTEEGNDVFAHFSQINKEGFKTLEEGQKVSFDVAQGQKGPQAENISIL; encoded by the coding sequence ATGACAGGAACAGTTAAATGGTTTAATGGAGACAAAGGATTCGGTTTTATAACAACTGAAGAAGGAAATGACGTATTTGCTCATTTTTCACAAATCAATAAAGAAGGATTCAAAACATTAGAAGAAGGACAAAAAGTATCTTTTGATGTAGCTCAAGGACAAAAAGGACCTCAAGCTGAAAATATTTCAATACTTTAA
- a CDS encoding DUF4351 domain-containing protein, whose protein sequence is MTEIGKMIMEQGVKKGKEEGLKEGLKEGKEEGLKEGKAETLIKLFTKKFGKVPDTYKENIKKLSIETLDIISLEIFDIKDIKEIEKYF, encoded by the coding sequence ATGACTGAAATAGGTAAGATGATTATGGAACAAGGAGTGAAAAAAGGTAAAGAGGAAGGATTAAAAGAAGGATTAAAAGAAGGCAAAGAGGAAGGATTAAAAGAAGGCAAAGCTGAGACATTAATTAAATTATTTACCAAGAAATTTGGCAAAGTACCAGACACATATAAGGAAAATATAAAAAAGCTTTCCATTGAGACTTTAGACATAATTTCACTTGAGATATTTGATATAAAAGATATAAAGGAAATTGAGAAGTATTTTTAA
- a CDS encoding Ltp family lipoprotein, with protein MNKKLVNCKECGKEINAGTKCSNCGHDNRIWFAKHKFLTVIGIIILLGVLGTAIDSTNENNEKIATVETNQKVTQTNNVQEESKPVEESVTIEKDEEEEEEKEEEKEEEKEEEKEEEVPTEYQSALTKAEIYSETMYMSKKGIYKQLISEYGEKFSKEAAQYAMDNLKADYKINALEKAKTYQNEMSMSPSAIYDQLISDAGEEFTKEEAKYAIDNLK; from the coding sequence ATGAATAAAAAATTAGTTAATTGTAAAGAGTGTGGGAAAGAAATAAATGCAGGAACAAAATGTTCGAATTGTGGACATGATAACCGTATTTGGTTTGCAAAACATAAGTTCTTAACTGTCATAGGAATTATAATTTTATTAGGGGTATTAGGTACTGCTATAGATAGCACAAACGAAAATAATGAAAAAATAGCTACTGTCGAAACAAACCAAAAAGTTACGCAAACAAATAACGTACAAGAGGAATCAAAACCTGTAGAAGAATCTGTCACTATAGAGAAAGATGAAGAGGAAGAAGAAGAGAAGGAAGAAGAAAAGGAAGAAGAAAAGGAAGAAGAAAAGGAAGAAGAAGTACCTACTGAATATCAATCGGCTTTAACAAAAGCTGAAATATATAGCGAAACTATGTATATGTCAAAAAAAGGAATTTATAAACAATTAATTTCAGAATATGGAGAAAAATTTTCAAAAGAAGCTGCTCAATATGCTATGGATAATTTAAAAGCTGATTATAAGATTAATGCTTTGGAAAAAGCTAAAACGTATCAAAATGAAATGTCTATGTCTCCAAGTGCAATTTATGATCAACTAATATCAGATGCAGGTGAGGAGTTCACAAAGGAAGAAGCAAAATATGCTATAGACAATTTAAAATAG
- a CDS encoding DUF6075 family protein, whose product MKTRRNIKDLYDFEENCIRLDGLNQGWQAGGTTKATKLAFNLYNNWRGEDREHEDYSPLELFSVATEYRNYFLVAVQLRFS is encoded by the coding sequence ATTAAAACAAGAAGGAACATAAAAGACTTGTACGACTTTGAAGAAAACTGCATAAGGCTTGATGGATTGAACCAAGGTTGGCAGGCAGGAGGAACTACCAAGGCTACAAAGTTAGCTTTTAACCTGTACAATAACTGGCGTGGCGAAGATAGAGAGCATGAAGATTATAGTCCACTGGAACTTTTCTCTGTAGCTACAGAATACCGAAACTATTTTCTAGTGGCTGTACAACTAAGATTTTCATAG